DNA sequence from the Deltaproteobacteria bacterium genome:
CATACACGGAATCGACTCAATTGTCAATTAATTTATATATAATTAAATGTTAATTATAGGCTTTTACCATATTTTGACGCAAAGTTATCAATAATTACTGTATATCGTGCTTTCCCATAACTCCTGAACATGTAGGGAATAGACCTATGGCAGTCGGTATCGTTTAAATTCCCACCAGCGCGGCGACGGCATCCAGGTCCACATGGCGTTCGAAATGGTCTGCCAGAAGGTCGTATTGCCGGTTTTTGGCTTCCAAACCGCCGACATCCGGCACGGAGAGATGGCCCAGTCCCAGGGTGTCCAGCCACAGCCGCAAGACAGCCGGTGTTTCGAACAGGCCGTGTAGGTAGCTGCCCATGATGCGCAGATTGTCGCTCACGCATCCATCCCTTTCACGGCAGGGAGTTGCATTGCGCTCCGTGATTTCAAAGGGCTGCCGATTGCCGTCAACCGCCGTCACCCCCATGTGGATTTCGTAGCCCGCACCGTCGATTCCCTGCCAGGAGAACCGGGTCAGGGTAGTCGTTTTGGGGGTTTCGAGGACCGTTTCGACCGGAAGAAGGCCCAACCCTTGGGAACTGCCGGGTTCGCCTTCGATGCCTTCGGGATCGTGCACCGCCCGGCCCAGGATCTGGTAGCCGCCGCAGATGCCCAGGATGAACCCGCCGTTTTCAGCGTAACGCTTCAGTGCATCGGTCCAGCCCAAGGACTGCAGCCACTTCAGATCATGGCGGGTGTTCTTGGATCCGGGAATGATCACAGCCTTGAAGGTTTTGAGATCCCTTGGCTTTTCCATGAAATGCAGGGAGAGGTTCTCGACCCTGTCAAGCGGATCGAAATCGGTGAAATTGGAGATGTGCGGCATTCGTACAACCGCAATTGCCGGTACGTGGCGATCGTCGACGGCCCCGGCATCCGGGTTTTCGATGGCCACGGCGTCCTCGGATTCGATGGATATGTGGTGGTACCAGGGCAGCACCCCGAAGACAGGCCGCTGCGTCTCCCGCTCGATCCACTCAACCCCCTCTTTGAAGAGGTCGATATCGCCCCGGAACCGGTTGACGATGAACCCGGCGATCTGACTGCGCCGTTTTTCAGGGAGA
Encoded proteins:
- a CDS encoding cobyric acid synthase; its protein translation is MKPNRQAKCLSILGTASDVGKSIVTTALCRCFSRKGLTVAPYKAQNMSNNSGVTPEGLEMGRAQIVQAEAAGIPPHVDMNPVLLKPTSGAGSQLVLMGAAQDEHVARRYYRKRNALFEIAAAALDRLRRDNDLVVMEGAGSCAEVNLLRTDFVNLKMAAHAAAPVILVGDIHRGGIFAQLVGTLACLPEKRRSQIAGFIVNRFRGDIDLFKEGVEWIERETQRPVFGVLPWYHHISIESEDAVAIENPDAGAVDDRHVPAIAVVRMPHISNFTDFDPLDRVENLSLHFMEKPRDLKTFKAVIIPGSKNTRHDLKWLQSLGWTDALKRYAENGGFILGICGGYQILGRAVHDPEGIEGEPGSSQGLGLLPVETVLETPKTTTLTRFSWQGIDGAGYEIHMGVTAVDGNRQPFEITERNATPCRERDGCVSDNLRIMGSYLHGLFETPAVLRLWLDTLGLGHLSVPDVGGLEAKNRQYDLLADHFERHVDLDAVAALVGI